A region from the Vicia villosa cultivar HV-30 ecotype Madison, WI linkage group LG3, Vvil1.0, whole genome shotgun sequence genome encodes:
- the LOC131660872 gene encoding protein TIC 22, chloroplastic, whose product MESQAQWNPLLSFSTFINHHRNHLATRFEDTKRLAGTLIQSHTRTKPAFAATLTSNHVAKSLAGTSVYTVSNSDNEFVLMSDAEGAKSIGLLCFRKEDAEAFLAQVRSQKKEFRGKAKVVPITLDQVYMLKVEGIAFRFLPDPVQIKNALELRAANKGGFDGVPVFQSDLLVVKKKNKRYCPVYFTKEDIEQELSKVSKSSKGVGVSQHIMVGSFEDVLKKIELSEKSSGWEDLVFIPPGKKHSQHIQEIIA is encoded by the exons ATGGAGTCCCAGGCACAGTGGAACCCTCTTCTATCATTTTCAACGTTTATCAATCACCACCGTAACCACCTCGCAACTCGTTTCGAAGACACCAAACGCCTCGCCGGAACCCTAATTCAGTCTCACACTCGCACCAAACCCGCCTTCGCCGCTACTTTAACTTCCAACCACGTCGCCAAGTCCCTCGCCGGCACCTCCGTTTACACCGTCAGCAATTCCGACAATGAGTTCGTTCTTATGTCTGATGCCGAAGGTGCTAAGTCCATTGGATTGCTTTGCTTTCGCAAAGAAGACGCTGAAGCTTTCCTTGCCCAG GTTCGATCGCAGAAGAAAGAATTTCGAGGCAAGGCTAAGGTCGTTCCTATAACACTTGACCAG GTATACATGTTGAAAGTTGAAGGTATTGCATTCCGATTTTTACCCGATCCTGTTCAAATAAAGAATGCACTTGAG CTCAGAGCAGCCAACAAGGGAGGTTTTGACGGAGTTCCTGTTTTTCAG TCAGACCTTTTGGTGGTGAAAAAGAAGAACAAGCGTTATTGCCCTGTATATTTTACTAAG GAAGATATTGAACAGGAACTATCTAAGGTttccaagtcatctaaaggtgtTGGAGTTTCTCAACATATAATG GTTGGTAGCTTTGAAGATGTACTGAAAAAAATCGAG TTGAGTGAAAAGAGTTCAGGGTGGGAGGATTTGGTTTTTATTCCCCCAGGAAAAAAGCACTCTCAACATATACAAGAAATTATTGCTTAA